GGCTTTTGCGGAGACTTCGGGACGCTCTGCTGACATGAGCGGACGCTATCGCCCGCCGGCGCCCCCCGCCGAGCCGGGGTTCTCCTCTTCCCGGCCTTCCCAGCCTTCCCGGTACCCGGGGGCTTCCCGGGTTTCCGGCAGCCGGACGATGCGTACGGCGTCGCGCAGGGCCTGGCGCTGTTCCTCGCTCATCATCCCGAAGAAGGCGACGAGAGCGGCTGCCTGGTTGTCGCTCTGGGACCACGCGTCGTTCATCAGGGCGGCGGCGTAGGCGGCCCGTGTGGAGACGGCCTCATATCGATAGGCGCGCCCTTCCGCCTCGCGGCGCACCCAGCCCTTCTGATGGAGGTTGTCCAAAACGGTCATCACGGTGGTGTACGCGATGGACCGTTCCCGCTGCAGGTCTTCCAGGACTTCTCGAACGGTCACCGGGCGGTTCCACTTCCACACCCGCGTCATGACCGCGTCTTCGAGTTCTCCCAGGGGGCGGGGCACAGCTCAGACAATAGTGGGAGATCCGCCGCACGGCGTGCCGAACGGGCACCACGGGCGCGGATGCCCACGAAAAGGACGCACGACCCGTGCGGCCCCCGGTCGCGGGACCGGGGCGCGGGGAGGCGTGCGCCCCGCACCGGTGCGGGGCGCGCCCGCCGCCGGCGGCCTCAGGCGTCGCCGGCGGCGGAGGCCCGGCGCGCGCTCTCCGCGCGCGCGAGGGCCGCGTCGACGGCGGCGTCCTCCTTGGCCTTGGCGGCCCCGCCCTGGGTCTTGATGATCACCCTGACCACACCGATGAAGAGCGCGGCCATGACGACCGGGGGCACGAGCGCGGAGACGTAGTCCATGGCTCCAGGGTAGCCAGGCGGGAACGGGCGAAAGGGGCGGGGTGGGCGAACCGCCGCGTCAGCCCGCGGCGAGCTGCCGGGCCCCGGCCGGGCCGGCGGGCGGCCGCGGCGGCAGGCGGCGGGGGAAGACCTCGCCCGGGGTGGGGACGGGGCGCCTGGGGGCCGCCGGGGCGGCGGCGGGACGCGCGGGAGGAGTCCGGCCGGGCTCGTCGGCGGGCTCGGCAGGGGGCTTCCGGGCGGACTTCCCGCCCTCCCGGGCCCCGGCGGCCGGGGCGGCGCCCGAGCCGCCGGGCAGGCCCGCCAGGCGCGCCCTGGACGCCGGTACGGCGGGGGCGGGGACCGTGCGGGCCCCTTGCGCGAAGCGCGCCCGCAGGTCCTGCTCGGCCAGCGTCCGGCAGCGTTCCAGCAGGGCCGCCGCCGCGGGGTTGCCGCGCAGCGCCCGCAGCGCGGCGAGGTCGTCGGGGGTGGGCCGGTGCCCCGCGCCGAGCGCCTCCTCCAGGAGCGTGAGGTAGCCGGCGACGGTGCCCGGCAGGGCGGCGCGGTACCGGCCCAGGTCGGCCACCAGGAAGGCCCGCAGCCGGGCTCCGTCGTCGATCGCCTCGTCCAGCGAGGCGGCTAGCCGGAAGCAGTCCTGGACGTCCTCGGCGGACGCTCGGCCGGGGTGGAGGGCGAGGGCGAGGGCGCGGCGGAGCACACGCAGCTCCTGGACGCCGAACGCCATGCCGCCGCGGGATCCGTAGGGCGTGGGCATGCGGCGACGGTATCGCCGATCGGACAAAAGGGACGGACCGTGATGCCGTGGGCCCGCGTGTCGCACGCGGTTTCCCCGGCCGGTCCCGGACCCTCGCGGCGCGCCGGACGTCCGGCGCGCCGCGAGGGTCCGGGACCGCGGAGGACCGGCGCCGCGGGGGCGCCGGTCCCGTCACGGACGCGACGCGTTCCGCTCGTACACCAGGCGCAGTCCGATCAGCGTCAGCCACGGCTGGTGCTCGTCGATCACCGAGGACTCCCCCAGCACCATGGGCGCGAGGCCGCCCGTGGCGATCACCGTCACCTCGTCGGGGTCGGTGGCCAGTTCCCGCGCCATCCGGCTGACGACCCCGTCGACCTGGCCCGCGAAGCCGTACACGATGCCCGCCTGCATGGCCTCGACCGTGTTCTTGCCGATCACGCTGCGCGGCCTGGCCACCTCGATCTTCCGCAGCTGTGCGGCCTTGACGCCCAGCGCCTCCACGGAGATCTCGATGCCGGGTGCGATGACCCCGCCGACGTACTCCCCGCGCGCGCTGACCGCGTCGAACGTGGTCGCCGTGCCGAAGTCGACGACGATCGCCGGGCCGCCGTACAGCTCGTTGGCCGCGACCGCGTTGATGATGCGGTCGGCGCCGACCTCCTTGGGGTTGTCGAAGAGGATCGGCACGCCGGTCTTCACGCCCGGCTCGACCAGCACCGCGGGCACGTCGCCGTAGTAGCGCCGCGTCACCTCGCGCAGCTCGTGCAGCACGGAGGGCACGGTCGCGCAGATCGCGATGCCGTCGATTCCGTCGCCCAGTTCGTCGCCGAGCAGCGGGTGCCGGCCCATCAGGCCCTGCAGCAGCACCGCCAGCTCGTCCGCCGTGCGGCGCGGGTCCGTGGAGATGCGCCAGTGCTCGACGATGTCCTCGCCGTCGAACAGACCGAGCACGGTGTGCGTG
This is a stretch of genomic DNA from Streptomyces sp. TG1A-8. It encodes these proteins:
- a CDS encoding type III pantothenate kinase, producing the protein MLLTIDVGNTHTVLGLFDGEDIVEHWRISTDPRRTADELAVLLQGLMGRHPLLGDELGDGIDGIAICATVPSVLHELREVTRRYYGDVPAVLVEPGVKTGVPILFDNPKEVGADRIINAVAANELYGGPAIVVDFGTATTFDAVSARGEYVGGVIAPGIEISVEALGVKAAQLRKIEVARPRSVIGKNTVEAMQAGIVYGFAGQVDGVVSRMARELATDPDEVTVIATGGLAPMVLGESSVIDEHQPWLTLIGLRLVYERNASRP
- a CDS encoding BlaI/MecI/CopY family transcriptional regulator; the encoded protein is MTRVWKWNRPVTVREVLEDLQRERSIAYTTVMTVLDNLHQKGWVRREAEGRAYRYEAVSTRAAYAAALMNDAWSQSDNQAAALVAFFGMMSEEQRQALRDAVRIVRLPETREAPGYREGWEGREEENPGSAGGAGGR